The genomic DNA CCATTACATCAGAAACGCCAGCGATCTTAGCGAGTTCTTCAACTGCTACTTTGTCAGCGTCAGTTGTTGTAACAGACTTGAACATTACGGTATCACTAAGGATAGCGCAAAGTACGATTCCAGCAATGTTTTTAGGAACTTCTACATTGTAGAATTTGTACATTGCATTGATAACAGTACCGGTACATCCTACTGGCCATACCCACATTTCGAGAGGGTTGGAAGTAGTAACGTCACCAAGTTTGTGATGGTCAACAACTGCAACAACTTCACCTTTATCAAGGTTGTCCATGGACTGAGCTAGGTCAGAATGGTCAACAAGGATGAACTGTTTGTCAGTAGCGTCAGTCATGATTGCAGGAGCAGCACAACCGAATTTTTCTAGTACAAACTTAGTTTCAGGAGCGAGTTCGCCCTGAGATACTGCTTCTGTAGCTTCTTTAACTTTAGACCAGAGATCAGCGACAGCGATTGCAGATGCGATAGTATCAGTATCGGGATTTTTGTGTCCAACAGCATAAATAGTCATAATAAAATTCCTCCTAAGAAATTTGTAACGTAATTGAGATTGTGTTTTCTATCACAATCTTTTTATTCTGCCAAGTCATACTAAGCCAGCAAGAATAATGAAGCCGAAAAGAACTACGCCAAATACGAAAGTAGCGTAAGCTTTACGCAGTCTCAGAGCTAAAAGCCCACCAAGACTGGCGGCGATCCATAAATAAGACCATTGCATCTCCACAGAAGTGACAACGCCACCCCATTTGTGAAAAAATATACGAAGTACATAATGAAGGATGACCGTACTTGTCCAGAAAAAAAGCCACGATGTTGTCAATGTTCTTAAAATAGATCGCGCAACTAGCTTCTGAGGCAGATTATCACCCACTTCTCCCTTCCTCGCCCAGTTCAATAAATCGTTATAACCACGGTTATGCCACTGCCTCAGGCCGTACTCGAGCCATGCTCCGAGCTTAGCCAAAGGAAGACAGGCCAGCAAAATAACCATAATCTGCGGAGCCTCGGTAAAACCAAATGAAGTGGTCAACGCTAGAGCTGCGACAGTTGAAGCTAGAATATGAGGGGGAATATATGTTCCGGCAGGTATGTTATCCAGCCAGAATAATTCAAAAAAAACAGCAATCTTTAAACTTGTTGCATAGTCTCCAGTAAAAACACCCCAGATAAAACCAACAACAAGCGGCCTTTCAAGAAGTCCGATATTTATTGAAAATCTGAACAGACAAAAAACTGCAAAAAAAAACCGATCACCGCAGTCCATACGGGGAAAGGTAGAGCGAAAGCTTGCAATAGGTTCATGAGAACCTCACTTGCACGGGATCATTTGGTACGCATCTAAAGTCTAATTCTATCCCTTTACCTTTGAAATAATGTAAACAAGATTCGTCATCAGAACTTAGGGCGACACTTGGAGAAATTTGTTTTTTACCAGGGCCATAATGAATGTTGCCTATATTGACTGAGCTAAATTTAAATCCAGCCTCAAAGGCTTTGCGAACATCTTCGCATGAAGAAAAAAGAATAATCGTGTTTCCAGCACTGGAGCAGCCACCGAGCGACATGACCGTCTCTGACAGGTCTTCAACTGTTGAAAACGAACACGTAATAGAATGAGGAATTGCAAGTGACATTATTTGTTGCTGTAAAGCATCACCAGCCACAGCATCATTAGCAACAACGATATGCTTAGCATGAGTATACGGCAGCCATGTTTCAATGATCTGCCCATGCACAAGTCTATTATCTATTCTGACCCAAACCATGCTTAACCCTTTGAAGTTCGTTTTCGAAGCATTTCACCAGCAACAACAATACCCTTAACGCCTGCTCTGCTTATTTCTTCGGCCATTATCTGCAGAGATTCAGTGCGTTTCTGGAGAGCCTTTAAGAGCATTGGCAGACTCACGCCGGTGATAACTTCCATATCATCACTTTTAAGAAGTGAAAGACTTAAATTGGTAGGCGTACCACCGAACATATCTGTAAGAATTAAAATACCGGCACCGGTATTAACTTTGGAAATATTTTTTTTGAGCTCTTTAACAGCAACATCTATCTCTTTGGTACCATCGACGCTAAGAGGCAACACGTTATCCTGAGGACCAACAATCAACTCGGCGGCCTCGATTAGTGCCTTGCCGAAGTTTCCATGAGTTAAAATCACTATTCCGACTTTATTTGCTTCCGTGTCCATTGATATTCCTAATATTAACGTCCGCAACTAAAGTACGGCCTTATTCTAAATTTATATGCTTATGTTCAAGATTTGCAGAGTACCCACTATTCTTGAGTGTGGCAAATATGCGTTCGGCCACTGCAACCGACCTATGACGACCGCCAGTGCAGCCGACAGCTATTGTCAGTCGATATCTTCCCTCTTCTGCGTATAGAGGAAGAATATACTGAAGGAAATCTAAATATTTCTCAATAAAAATAGATCCTGTCTTTGACCCTAACACGTAATCAGAAATGGCTTTATCTTTGCCAGACAAGGGTCTGAGTTCCTTTTCAAAGTAAGGATTAGGTAAGAATCTTAAGTCCATAACCATGTCCGCTTCCGTCGGAACATCGTGTTTAAACCCAAAAGAAATAACATTAACTCTAAGACCGGAAGCACCTTCAGTAAGCTCAGACCACTTTTCCTGAATGCGGCGTCTGAGATCATGAATCGAGTAAGTGGTAGTGTCAATTACTAAGTCGGAAGCTTTGCGAAGAGGTTCAAGAAGTGCCTTCTCCTCTTCAAGAGCCTGCTCAAGACCAAGTTCTCTTGATTCGAGAGGATGAGGCCTGCGAGTGGTGGCGTAACGCCTGACTAATTCCGGCAATCTTGCTTCAAGAAAAATGAGACTCGGACAAACTCCGCCTGAACCTAGTTCCATACAGGTGGACTGCCATTCACCAACGAAATCTTGTTGCCGTAAATCCATACCAAGTACAAGTCCTCGATAATCGTCATCCTTTCCTGTAAAAAGCTGAACGAGCCTAGGCAACATACTTGCCGGAAGCCCGTCAACGCAGAAAAAACGTAAATCTTCGAAAACTTTTAAAACAGTAGATTTACCTGCACCAGATAAACCACTGACAACTATAACGGGAAATGCGCCATCTCTATCCACCTAATCCCCCTCCACTACGGCCTCATTAAGTAAGATTGAGCAGACCAAGCAATTCTTGCTGGTCCTTCGCGCCCTTGAATGCATCTCTGAATGCTTCATCTTTTAGTTGTCGGGATATCTGAGCAAGAACTTTTAAATGAGTTCCTGTCCCTTGCTCGGGGGCCAGAACCATAAAGAATATGTGACAAGGCAGCATATCGAGGGCTTCGTAGTCAATTCCACGACCACTTCTACCAACAACCACAACTATCTCATCTAAACACTCTAATTTACCGTGGGGGATGGCAATGCCATCCCCTATACCGGTAGTTCCGAGTTTTTCGCGACTCATGAGGACCTGGAGAGCTTCTTCGACATCAACCTCAAGCCCTTTGGCTTTAAGAGTTGAAACCATTTCTCTCAGAACTCCGCTCTTATCAGAGCTAGCGAGTTCATAAACAACAAGTCCCTTATCCAAATTATCATTTATTATCATCAGTTAGTATCCTGGATCAATCAATCCAAAATCGCCATTATTGCGACGGTAAATAACATTTATAGCTTCGGTATCAGCATTTCTAAAGACGAGGAACTCACTAGTAAGAGTCTGAAGCTGCATTGCGGCTTCGTCTACAGACATAGGCTTTGGCACAAAGTGATCAGTCTCAACAATAGTAGGTTCGTTATTCTCTTCTTCTGGCTCAGGGTAACTAAGAACGTCCATACGAGCAGGAGCTGTGTCCCTACGCCTGTGACTTCTCATCTTTTCGCGCATGCGTCTAAGCTGCACTTCAAGCTTATCAAGAACCAAATCCACGGTAGAGTACATATCTTCAGAGGCTTCGTAGGCCGAGATATGAATGTTATCAGTGCTTAAGACCACTTCCGCAACGTGCCGAAACTTATCTACTGACAAATTTACCTGAATATCAGTATTGTCCGGGTTTGTTATAAACTTATCAAGCTTACCAAACTTAGCGTTAGCGTATTCCTTCAAGTGGTCAGAAGCGTCAAAGTTCTTAAAGGTAAATGCAACATTCATACGGAACTCCTTGAATAAAGGGTGAATATGCTCTCTACTGAACTGCTAGAATACTTTTTTCCTCTTCGATGAGGACAGAATTCCCATTGCAGTCCGGTACTTAGCTACAGTCCTTCTGGCGATGTTGACCTCAAGTTTGTCCTTGAGCGTCTCGGCAATTTTTTCATCACTCAGAGGTTTTTTACTGTTTTCATCGCCGATCAACTGTTTGATCAGAGCCTTAACCGATTCGGACCCGACCTGAGAACCATCATCAAGTCCGAGTGCACTATTAAAGAAAAATTTAAGTTCATAAATCCCATGTGGAGTCGAAACATACTTACTGGTAGTTATTCGACTAACTGTTGATTCATGCATTTCAATATCTTCTGCCACCTCTTTGAGAATAAGCGGTTTAAGCTTGGTGACACCACTTTGAAAGAACCCCCGCTGAAACCTTACAATGGAATCCAAAACCTTATAAAGTGTACGCTGCCTCTGATAAAGACTCTTCATAAGCCACTGTGCAGATCTCATCTTATCCTGAAAATACTCTTTATCTTCACCCTTGGTTGACGCCAGAGTCTCTACATAAAAAGAATTCATCTGCAACTTTGGAAGACCGTCCTCGTTTAAGACTATAACAAAGTCTCCATCATATTCATACACATATGCATCCGGACTGACATAGAAAGAATCTCCCCCTGAAAAGCTTGCCCCTGGTAGAGGATCAAGAGTCTGCATCAGATCAAGATAACTCTTCAGGTCCTCCATACTGAGCTTAAACTTTCTTGCGAGAGGCTTATACCTTTTCTTCTCCAGATCTTCCAAATGATCTTTGACAAGAGAAACCAGTATAGGATCATCATCAAGCTTCAAAACCTCAAGCTGAATCAGTAAACATTCCTGAGGAGTACGAGCTGCCACTCCGAGAGGATCAAATCTTTGTATTCGAGAAAGAACATTTTCGACATCTTCGATTTGAGCGTAACAGGTTTCG from Maridesulfovibrio frigidus DSM 17176 includes the following:
- a CDS encoding manganese-dependent inorganic pyrophosphatase, giving the protein MTIYAVGHKNPDTDTIASAIAVADLWSKVKEATEAVSQGELAPETKFVLEKFGCAAPAIMTDATDKQFILVDHSDLAQSMDNLDKGEVVAVVDHHKLGDVTTSNPLEMWVWPVGCTGTVINAMYKFYNVEVPKNIAGIVLCAILSDTVMFKSVTTTDADKVAVEELAKIAGVSDVMALGMEMFNVKSAVAGASMNDLIFRDYKDFNMSGNKIGVGQLEVVDLSVFDDIKADLYAELEKVKADGRHSCFLLLTDIMKEGSEMLIVSDDPSVVEKAFGVAPAGTSVYLEGVMSRKKQVVPNFEKAFSA
- a CDS encoding PTS sugar transporter subunit IIC, which gives rise to MDCGDRFFFAVFCLFRFSINIGLLERPLVVGFIWGVFTGDYATSLKIAVFFELFWLDNIPAGTYIPPHILASTVAALALTTSFGFTEAPQIMVILLACLPLAKLGAWLEYGLRQWHNRGYNDLLNWARKGEVGDNLPQKLVARSILRTLTTSWLFFWTSTVILHYVLRIFFHKWGGVVTSVEMQWSYLWIAASLGGLLALRLRKAYATFVFGVVLFGFIILAGLV
- a CDS encoding PTS sugar transporter subunit IIB; this translates as MVWVRIDNRLVHGQIIETWLPYTHAKHIVVANDAVAGDALQQQIMSLAIPHSITCSFSTVEDLSETVMSLGGCSSAGNTIILFSSCEDVRKAFEAGFKFSSVNIGNIHYGPGKKQISPSVALSSDDESCLHYFKGKGIELDFRCVPNDPVQVRFS
- a CDS encoding PTS sugar transporter subunit IIA → MDTEANKVGIVILTHGNFGKALIEAAELIVGPQDNVLPLSVDGTKEIDVAVKELKKNISKVNTGAGILILTDMFGGTPTNLSLSLLKSDDMEVITGVSLPMLLKALQKRTESLQIMAEEISRAGVKGIVVAGEMLRKRTSKG
- the rapZ gene encoding RNase adapter RapZ → MDRDGAFPVIVVSGLSGAGKSTVLKVFEDLRFFCVDGLPASMLPRLVQLFTGKDDDYRGLVLGMDLRQQDFVGEWQSTCMELGSGGVCPSLIFLEARLPELVRRYATTRRPHPLESRELGLEQALEEEKALLEPLRKASDLVIDTTTYSIHDLRRRIQEKWSELTEGASGLRVNVISFGFKHDVPTEADMVMDLRFLPNPYFEKELRPLSGKDKAISDYVLGSKTGSIFIEKYLDFLQYILPLYAEEGRYRLTIAVGCTGGRHRSVAVAERIFATLKNSGYSANLEHKHINLE
- a CDS encoding PTS sugar transporter subunit IIA gives rise to the protein MIINDNLDKGLVVYELASSDKSGVLREMVSTLKAKGLEVDVEEALQVLMSREKLGTTGIGDGIAIPHGKLECLDEIVVVVGRSGRGIDYEALDMLPCHIFFMVLAPEQGTGTHLKVLAQISRQLKDEAFRDAFKGAKDQQELLGLLNLT
- the hpf gene encoding ribosome hibernation-promoting factor, HPF/YfiA family, which codes for MNVAFTFKNFDASDHLKEYANAKFGKLDKFITNPDNTDIQVNLSVDKFRHVAEVVLSTDNIHISAYEASEDMYSTVDLVLDKLEVQLRRMREKMRSHRRRDTAPARMDVLSYPEPEEENNEPTIVETDHFVPKPMSVDEAAMQLQTLTSEFLVFRNADTEAINVIYRRNNGDFGLIDPGY
- the rpoN gene encoding RNA polymerase factor sigma-54 translates to MGLELRQQLKLSQQLVMTPQLQQAIKLLQLSRLELLDTVQQELLENPILEEAEAVERTDSADAESGTATAEEAEISRDADWENYLGEFSSTSKQAGTRESESQEEGMSFEARLTKQTSLEGHLAWQMCLSDFTEKEVVIGECILGNLSAGGYLRIGLDEICETCYAQIEDVENVLSRIQRFDPLGVAARTPQECLLIQLEVLKLDDDPILVSLVKDHLEDLEKKRYKPLARKFKLSMEDLKSYLDLMQTLDPLPGASFSGGDSFYVSPDAYVYEYDGDFVIVLNEDGLPKLQMNSFYVETLASTKGEDKEYFQDKMRSAQWLMKSLYQRQRTLYKVLDSIVRFQRGFFQSGVTKLKPLILKEVAEDIEMHESTVSRITTSKYVSTPHGIYELKFFFNSALGLDDGSQVGSESVKALIKQLIGDENSKKPLSDEKIAETLKDKLEVNIARRTVAKYRTAMGILSSSKRKKVF